From the Acidicapsa ligni genome, one window contains:
- a CDS encoding TonB-dependent receptor, producing MHTRIRSKSARWLFSLFTLCLLLILNTHFSYAQSDTSSVSGTITDSSGAVIANAKVTIRNDATGAERSTTLNGSGAYTITNLAPGSYTIRAEAEGFATAVRSGNRLDPNIGSRIDLVLKPGNTSATVTVEADANTLQTESAASGQLVTSEQVKTIQLNGRNPLYLSQLEPGVTRNAAISSFNFAPDFSGPTINGARANESVLTLDGAPMIRTRGNGTQIGVADVDSTSQVQILTTGYPAEYGGTSGGMIRMVPKSGASEYHGIVYEYLRNSFLNANTWGRNQSDQPALSEHPQPFRYNQFGWNLNGPVTIPHLFNTSKQKLFFLAGQEYLRYRQTVTQTGKVPTTLMRQGNFSELLSANIFYQNVVQLANPTTGTPYDGNVITPGQLSPNGLALLNAYPAPNADSSSYNWQEQAPYPQDQRKDTLVLDYVPKDAHHIRFSLLNYNYDYVNPFAGNFDRTPQRWHWPNQVGVLHYTWTISPTMVNEATFSASADHITISYDESNGLFNRTLYGIDYPYIYPATEKLVPNKIPTIDLANFTTLDGGPYPSHSGGVITTLADSVTKVMGSHTLKFGGLWERSGENNFDQISVSSTTPGSTNNQNGQFNFTDTRSGHPTSGAAVGNAALGLFDTYGEIGQKSYTLFRGNMGEIFAQDSWHATPKLLLEYGVRYSMMQPFYALWRNQSVFSQQSWDPSLAPVVNPTTGELTGGDPYNGIVIPGGGFPSSAQGHVPPDILNGQFNRLFRGFGPGYSKTTWSNIQPRIGITYHIAPLTVIRAGGGRFVQRIGISDSVQLGGNAPFQPSSTVTAGSVDNPGGVGVNALPLSLSSQAYDFPDPNAWSWNTAVEQEIPKFGTFTLSYVGRRGLHLSQIDEVNQLRPGTVQANPGVISQDALRPYRGFSAILQDTNAGSSMYHAMQVDLKRRMTNHLLFGVAYTWSKSMDFGSSPGYELPNYYDRNPNYGPSDFDIRNVLVINYVWDITYGNHLDNRMLRSAVGNWQLSGTTQAQTGEPFSVGTGDDFAGVGPGAGTQLWDMTRTPHVSKKFTENGNGAAWFDPTAFAQPAPGTLAPRGTRNEIYGPGFQSWSIAMLKNFHVIPGHDNHVVAFKAEAFNFTNHPNLDTPDTNPTSGTFGQVTQKGNTYSSERQIQFSLRYEF from the coding sequence ATGCATACTCGAATCAGGAGTAAATCTGCTCGTTGGTTGTTTTCGCTCTTTACCTTGTGCTTGCTACTTATACTCAACACTCATTTCTCCTATGCGCAATCTGACACATCTTCGGTATCCGGCACGATAACCGATAGCAGTGGAGCAGTGATTGCCAACGCTAAAGTTACAATTCGTAATGATGCGACGGGCGCAGAACGCTCGACCACGCTCAATGGCAGTGGTGCGTACACCATCACGAACCTTGCACCGGGAAGTTACACGATACGCGCTGAAGCCGAGGGCTTCGCAACCGCGGTTCGCAGTGGAAATCGGCTCGATCCAAACATCGGCAGCAGGATCGATCTGGTGCTGAAGCCAGGTAATACGAGCGCGACGGTGACAGTTGAAGCGGATGCAAATACATTGCAGACTGAATCCGCAGCGTCCGGTCAACTCGTAACGAGCGAGCAGGTGAAGACGATCCAATTGAATGGACGCAATCCACTTTATCTCTCACAGCTTGAACCTGGCGTTACCAGGAATGCTGCTATCTCTTCGTTCAACTTCGCTCCTGATTTCAGCGGGCCTACGATCAACGGCGCACGCGCCAATGAAAGTGTCTTGACGTTGGATGGCGCACCGATGATTCGTACTCGAGGCAACGGCACGCAGATTGGCGTGGCCGATGTGGACTCGACTTCGCAGGTGCAGATCCTCACTACGGGCTATCCTGCCGAGTACGGTGGAACCTCAGGCGGCATGATTCGTATGGTTCCAAAAAGCGGGGCCAGCGAGTATCACGGCATCGTGTACGAGTATCTCCGTAACTCCTTCTTGAATGCCAACACGTGGGGGCGCAACCAGTCCGATCAGCCGGCCTTGAGCGAACATCCACAACCCTTCCGCTACAACCAGTTTGGCTGGAATCTGAATGGACCCGTCACCATACCCCATCTGTTCAATACATCCAAGCAGAAGTTGTTTTTCCTTGCAGGGCAGGAATATCTTCGCTACCGGCAGACGGTGACGCAGACAGGCAAGGTTCCAACGACGCTGATGAGGCAGGGAAACTTCAGCGAGCTTCTGAGCGCCAACATCTTTTACCAGAATGTAGTGCAACTGGCGAATCCGACGACTGGCACACCCTATGACGGCAACGTTATTACTCCGGGCCAGCTTAGCCCCAATGGTCTCGCGCTGCTCAACGCCTATCCGGCACCGAATGCCGATAGCAGCAGCTACAACTGGCAGGAACAGGCACCCTATCCGCAGGACCAGAGGAAGGACACACTGGTTCTGGATTATGTTCCGAAAGACGCGCATCACATTCGTTTTAGTCTGTTGAACTATAACTATGATTACGTCAATCCCTTTGCTGGAAATTTTGACCGCACGCCGCAAAGATGGCATTGGCCTAACCAGGTTGGAGTTCTGCATTACACGTGGACGATCTCCCCGACCATGGTCAACGAGGCGACGTTCTCTGCTTCGGCGGATCACATCACCATCAGCTACGACGAATCCAACGGACTCTTTAACCGCACACTCTATGGAATCGATTATCCATACATCTATCCTGCGACGGAGAAACTGGTTCCGAACAAGATTCCGACAATCGATCTTGCCAACTTCACGACCCTGGATGGAGGGCCGTATCCATCGCACTCGGGCGGCGTGATCACTACGCTTGCGGATAGCGTGACCAAGGTGATGGGATCTCATACGCTGAAATTTGGCGGTCTATGGGAGCGGTCAGGAGAGAACAACTTCGACCAGATCAGCGTTAGCAGTACGACGCCTGGATCTACCAACAACCAGAACGGTCAGTTCAACTTCACCGATACTCGCAGCGGTCATCCGACATCCGGAGCAGCGGTCGGAAATGCAGCACTTGGGCTCTTCGATACTTACGGTGAAATCGGGCAGAAATCTTACACGCTCTTTCGTGGCAATATGGGTGAAATCTTTGCCCAGGATAGCTGGCATGCTACCCCAAAACTACTGCTTGAATATGGCGTTCGCTACAGCATGATGCAGCCGTTCTATGCGCTGTGGAGAAACCAGTCTGTCTTCAGTCAACAGTCGTGGGATCCTTCGCTTGCTCCGGTAGTCAATCCGACCACGGGTGAACTGACAGGCGGCGATCCATACAACGGAATTGTGATTCCGGGCGGCGGGTTCCCATCGTCTGCTCAGGGTCATGTACCGCCCGATATTCTCAACGGACAGTTCAACCGGCTCTTCCGCGGTTTTGGTCCTGGGTACTCAAAAACGACCTGGAGCAATATCCAGCCTCGCATCGGTATCACTTATCACATAGCTCCACTCACGGTCATTCGTGCAGGCGGTGGGCGATTCGTACAGCGTATTGGCATCAGCGACTCGGTACAGCTTGGAGGCAATGCTCCATTCCAACCCAGTTCTACAGTGACTGCCGGCAGTGTGGATAACCCGGGCGGTGTAGGTGTCAACGCTCTTCCGCTTTCGCTCTCTTCGCAGGCATACGACTTCCCTGATCCGAATGCCTGGAGCTGGAATACGGCAGTCGAACAGGAGATTCCAAAGTTTGGAACCTTCACTCTTTCGTATGTTGGGCGCCGTGGTCTTCATCTTTCGCAGATCGACGAGGTTAACCAGCTTCGTCCCGGAACAGTGCAGGCCAATCCAGGCGTTATCTCACAGGATGCGCTGCGGCCGTACCGTGGTTTTTCTGCCATCCTGCAAGACACGAATGCCGGAAGCTCCATGTACCACGCGATGCAGGTGGATCTGAAACGGCGTATGACCAACCACCTGCTGTTCGGCGTTGCTTATACCTGGTCGAAGAGCATGGACTTTGGCTCCAGCCCTGGCTATGAACTGCCGAACTATTACGATCGCAACCCGAACTACGGACCAAGCGACTTCGATATTCGCAATGTGCTGGTCATCAACTACGTGTGGGATATCACCTACGGCAACCACCTGGATAACCGCATGTTGCGCAGCGCTGTCGGCAACTGGCAGCTCTCCGGAACGACGCAGGCCCAGACAGGCGAACCTTTCTCAGTCGGGACAGGCGATGACTTCGCCGGTGTTGGACCGGGAGCAGGTACGCAGCTTTGGGATATGACCCGGACTCCGCATGTGTCCAAGAAATTCACCGAAAACGGAAACGGCGCTGCCTGGTTCGATCCGACGGCCTTTGCACAGCCCGCGCCCGGAACACTTGCTCCACGAGGGACTCGTAACGAGATATACGGGCCTGGATTCCAGAGTTGGAGTATCGCCATGCTGAAGAACTTCCATGTGATTCCAGGACATGACAATCACGTGGTCGCCTTTAAAGCAGAGGCTTTCAACTTTACCAACCACCCCAACCTCGATACGCCGGATACCAACCCAACCAGCGGTACATTCGGTCAGGTGACACAGAAAGGAAACACCTACTCCTCAGAGCGTCAAATTCAATTCAGTCTCCGTTATGAATTCTGA
- a CDS encoding DUF6677 family protein — protein MATSTPKAATATGFQYGPLLAGWLIPGAGHFLQRKWGRGALLLASIGGMFFLGIAMQGKLYTGAHDILDMLGLAGDLGNGLIYLISRQLGLGADTIQVTTADYGTRFIVVAGLLNVIAAVDAHNLATGRKR, from the coding sequence ATGGCGACATCGACCCCTAAGGCCGCAACTGCTACTGGCTTCCAATACGGCCCCTTGCTTGCTGGCTGGCTCATCCCCGGTGCGGGACACTTCCTGCAACGCAAGTGGGGTCGCGGAGCACTGCTGCTGGCCTCCATCGGCGGCATGTTCTTTCTCGGAATCGCCATGCAGGGCAAGCTCTACACTGGCGCGCACGACATTCTCGATATGCTTGGACTTGCCGGTGATCTGGGCAACGGACTAATTTATCTCATCAGCCGCCAGCTCGGTCTTGGTGCGGACACTATCCAGGTGACCACCGCCGACTACGGCACCCGCTTCATCGTCGTTGCCGGCCTGCTGAATGTCATTGCCGCCGTGGATGCGCACAACCTGGCAACAGGGAGGAAGCGATGA
- a CDS encoding GNAT family N-acetyltransferase, with the protein MASSLSHEILDLRHFAAPMLRPVLEAESAVWRERLNWDYLASAKLLLQYLDSRSLPGYVSVDAGRVTGYIFCVYEDSKAVIGDVFALPARADALEASGLEATGQEVEESLLQRLLELLLHSPGVDRIESQLLLHPAGAHSSVFRQAGFEEYRRLYLSRSLTGEIVNPTTEQAALSENLELRPWQDSDLNAVGALIAEAYRDHPDSRINDQYRTVQGAQRFLHNIVRFPGCGVFVPQVSHVVVKRGRREPVALLLGSRVSAHCGHITQICVHPEYRRQGLARLLLRVAAMQFQRLGMTELTLTVTESNLQAVGLYADEGYKLVHSFNAAVWVRRTADRDWGFAIRE; encoded by the coding sequence ATGGCTTCCAGTCTTTCGCACGAGATCCTGGATCTGCGACACTTTGCCGCACCGATGCTGCGTCCGGTGCTGGAGGCGGAGAGCGCCGTGTGGCGCGAGCGCCTCAACTGGGACTATCTCGCCTCCGCGAAACTCCTCCTGCAATATCTCGACTCACGTTCTCTGCCCGGATATGTGTCCGTTGATGCAGGGCGCGTCACGGGGTATATTTTCTGCGTATATGAAGATAGCAAAGCAGTTATCGGCGACGTGTTCGCGCTGCCTGCCAGGGCTGACGCGCTGGAAGCGTCAGGACTGGAAGCGACTGGGCAAGAGGTCGAAGAGAGCCTGTTACAGCGCTTGCTGGAACTGCTGCTGCATTCTCCCGGCGTAGACCGAATCGAGTCCCAACTACTATTGCATCCTGCTGGGGCGCATTCTAGCGTCTTTCGTCAGGCGGGCTTTGAGGAGTATCGGCGACTTTACCTCAGCCGAAGCCTGACCGGCGAAATAGTCAACCCAACGACGGAACAGGCGGCCCTCTCTGAAAATCTGGAGTTGCGTCCGTGGCAGGATTCAGACCTGAACGCTGTCGGAGCCTTGATTGCGGAGGCATATCGCGATCATCCGGACAGCCGCATCAACGATCAGTATCGGACGGTGCAAGGAGCACAACGTTTTTTGCATAACATTGTGCGATTTCCGGGATGCGGCGTATTCGTTCCACAGGTGTCGCATGTAGTCGTCAAGCGTGGCCGCCGGGAGCCGGTGGCGCTTCTGCTGGGCTCGCGGGTGAGCGCGCATTGCGGCCACATTACGCAGATCTGCGTACATCCGGAGTATCGCCGCCAGGGGCTGGCCCGGCTGCTGCTGCGGGTTGCTGCGATGCAGTTCCAACGATTGGGAATGACGGAATTGACCCTGACTGTAACGGAGTCGAATCTGCAGGCAGTGGGGCTGTATGCGGATGAAGGATACAAGCTGGTTCACAGCTTCAATGCCGCTGTCTGGGTGAGACGGACAGCGGATAGGGACTGGGGATTTGCTATCAGGGAATAA
- a CDS encoding ArnT family glycosyltransferase, with translation MSLNPVEMPLPQPTSSPLPRLRLPSAALCWEVVSLIAFTTFFVLYGVTPLLGGAGLGLVGADEPRYAQIAHEMLQKLNHAHTIREQLSACVTPYLYGRPWLEKPALYYWRAMFVFRDFGVSDWAARLPSVSFALWLVGLTYLHMRRFRRGGHLDAALIMAACVGILSFSRGASTDMQLAAPLSIGLLGWYAWYETKSKFWLFDIYFFTAVATLAKGPVAPFLVFLIIGCFAALRREWWILKKSLWWPGVLLYFAIVLPWFIAVQHQNPTFFREFFMEHNLERFATNRYQHEQPIYYYLIVVLVATMPWTVIALRSLVDGASKSVIEWRIRHSSAEKVYQSQPGDAFPEFLVLWALIPILFFSLSQSKLPGYILPSIPPITILTGDYLFRCRDKGLQRWILLGHALLVGIVTAAVLLLPWFVAHGTKAAPPARAMVVAGLTALSAAVLVLLVVYRWGVAKLRVATCSVMVVLLLFLYGVGPVLWIPGVESSKHTIELLDRTYSARPLAERLTKIVPDNETVAVFRVRRDMEYGLAFYRNHAVANYDEVGVPPEEHILVVRMAGKNGVDLGSPAALKEYLEGRRYESLFSWPEQELEVYLVGPR, from the coding sequence TTGAGCCTGAACCCAGTGGAGATGCCTCTGCCACAGCCCACCTCGTCCCCTCTCCCGCGATTGCGGCTCCCCTCGGCAGCTCTCTGCTGGGAGGTGGTCAGCCTCATCGCTTTTACAACTTTTTTTGTTTTATACGGTGTAACCCCCTTGCTGGGCGGCGCCGGGCTGGGTCTGGTGGGGGCGGATGAGCCGCGTTACGCGCAGATTGCGCATGAGATGCTGCAGAAGCTCAACCATGCGCATACCATTCGCGAACAACTGAGCGCCTGCGTCACGCCCTATCTCTATGGACGGCCGTGGCTTGAGAAGCCTGCGCTTTACTACTGGCGCGCGATGTTCGTCTTTCGCGATTTTGGTGTTTCGGACTGGGCGGCTCGGCTGCCTTCGGTTAGTTTTGCGTTGTGGCTGGTGGGGTTGACGTACCTGCACATGCGGCGCTTCCGGCGAGGCGGCCATCTGGACGCGGCGCTGATCATGGCCGCCTGTGTCGGCATTCTGAGCTTTTCTCGCGGCGCTTCGACTGACATGCAACTGGCCGCCCCGTTATCCATCGGCCTGCTGGGCTGGTACGCGTGGTACGAGACCAAGTCGAAATTCTGGCTGTTCGACATCTACTTTTTTACGGCGGTTGCGACGCTGGCTAAGGGGCCTGTAGCTCCGTTCCTGGTGTTCCTCATCATTGGGTGCTTTGCCGCTCTGCGCCGCGAGTGGTGGATTCTCAAGAAGTCGCTCTGGTGGCCCGGAGTTCTGCTCTACTTCGCGATTGTGCTGCCGTGGTTTATCGCGGTGCAGCACCAGAATCCGACCTTCTTCCGTGAGTTTTTCATGGAGCACAATCTGGAGCGCTTCGCGACCAACCGCTACCAGCACGAGCAGCCAATTTACTACTACCTGATCGTGGTGCTGGTGGCTACGATGCCGTGGACGGTGATTGCTCTGCGTTCGCTGGTGGATGGAGCGAGCAAGTCGGTGATCGAGTGGCGGATTCGTCATTCCTCCGCGGAAAAGGTCTACCAGAGTCAGCCCGGAGATGCTTTTCCGGAGTTCCTGGTGCTGTGGGCTCTGATTCCGATCCTGTTCTTTTCCCTGTCGCAATCCAAGCTGCCGGGCTATATTCTGCCGTCGATTCCGCCGATCACGATTCTTACCGGGGATTATCTTTTCCGTTGCAGGGATAAGGGACTTCAACGCTGGATTCTGCTGGGGCACGCTCTGCTGGTGGGGATCGTTACGGCTGCTGTGCTGCTGTTGCCCTGGTTTGTGGCTCACGGCACCAAGGCTGCGCCTCCCGCCAGGGCGATGGTGGTTGCCGGGCTTACGGCTCTATCCGCGGCAGTGCTGGTTCTGCTGGTGGTATATCGCTGGGGAGTAGCCAAACTACGCGTGGCAACCTGCTCGGTCATGGTGGTACTGCTGCTATTCCTGTACGGAGTTGGGCCGGTCCTATGGATTCCCGGCGTCGAGTCAAGCAAGCATACGATCGAGTTGCTGGACCGCACTTACTCTGCGCGGCCGCTTGCAGAGCGGTTGACGAAGATTGTGCCGGACAACGAGACGGTTGCGGTCTTCCGTGTTCGACGCGATATGGAGTACGGACTGGCCTTTTATCGCAACCATGCCGTGGCCAATTATGACGAGGTCGGCGTGCCGCCGGAGGAGCACATCCTGGTGGTGCGGATGGCGGGTAAGAATGGTGTGGATCTCGGTTCGCCTGCGGCTTTGAAGGAATATCTGGAAGGCCGCAGATATGAGTCGCTTTTCAGTTGGCCAGAACAGGAATTGGAAGTCTATCTAGTAGGCCCCCGCTAG
- a CDS encoding TetR/AcrR family transcriptional regulator: protein MPQLSKVSLQPRKSPVQARSTASVEAILEATLQVLLHVGKERLTTTRVALRAGVSVGTLYQYFPNKSALLQAALRRHLDEVLAAVELACLQQRGKTLSQMATALITAFLQAKMRDAKTSVALYSVSSDVDGAKIVQQMGRRFNKAVVEMLMTSREPFTTDPQLIAAMLQGAMTGVSRRLLESTAPEKQFDTLLQELIFVACAYLDACSKRL from the coding sequence TTGCCACAGCTATCCAAAGTCTCCCTGCAGCCCCGTAAATCGCCCGTTCAAGCGCGTTCGACGGCAAGCGTCGAGGCCATTCTTGAGGCTACTCTTCAGGTTTTGCTCCATGTTGGAAAAGAGCGGTTGACCACAACAAGAGTAGCCCTGCGGGCAGGGGTGTCCGTTGGAACTTTATATCAATATTTCCCAAACAAGAGCGCGCTTTTACAGGCCGCGTTGAGACGTCATCTCGATGAAGTACTTGCAGCCGTCGAGCTCGCCTGTCTTCAGCAAAGAGGTAAAACACTTTCGCAGATGGCCACCGCTCTCATCACTGCTTTTCTTCAAGCCAAGATGAGGGATGCGAAGACGAGCGTCGCTCTCTACTCGGTAAGCTCCGATGTAGATGGAGCGAAGATCGTGCAGCAGATGGGACGCCGGTTCAATAAGGCGGTCGTCGAAATGCTGATGACCTCCCGCGAACCGTTTACGACAGATCCGCAACTCATCGCTGCGATGCTCCAGGGAGCGATGACCGGAGTCAGCCGGAGATTGCTTGAATCCACCGCGCCGGAAAAGCAATTCGATACACTGCTGCAAGAACTCATCTTCGTTGCATGCGCATATCTGGATGCGTGCTCCAAGCGCCTTTGA